The DNA sequence GGACTCGTTTTATTGCCCCAGTTCTTTGCAGATAATCAAAATACATTCTAATAGACCGCATTTTTCCTGCAATGGCACTTTGACTTAAATCCATCTTTGTAACCCGGCTTTTGGTAGTTTTTAAGACCTCAAAATAGTTTAAAACATCTT is a window from the Kaistella flava (ex Peng et al. 2021) genome containing:
- a CDS encoding phage integrase N-terminal SAM-like domain-containing protein is translated as MEDLYIFRKELQNLGYCETVVNTYPKEIKRFLNYSKKEKISITSEDVLNYFEVLKTTKSRVTKMDLSQSAIAGKMRSIRMYFDYLQRTGAIKRVPIN